The Elaeis guineensis isolate ETL-2024a chromosome 5, EG11, whole genome shotgun sequence DNA segment atCCAACCTCTTATATTAGTTCTCTTTGGAGTAGAAAAATTACTAATAAGATTTCCCATGTAGGCAATTTGCACATGCCATCGGCCCATCAATTCGGCAGTTTGGCTCAGACGCACAAAATTCCCTCGAGACGTCAGATTATGTAGTTTTTTATATGGATAGCAATTAAATCGAATCAAATTGGATATGAACCGAATTAATATagatcggatcaaaaaattatcaattttaatttaatttatttattaaataaattaaaaaaaattgatttatttattatatagatAATCTGTTCTGATCCGGATCAAATACGAAacagatcggatcatattttCTCCTCGTTCTTAATTCATTGCCATGAGTATGCCACAGATATCGCAGGCACACATGACCAAGCAGACCCCACCATGCTTTCTAAACAGATGTTATGTTAAACGTCTCCAATTTTCCATTTATACCTACAGGGGTATCGTAGTAGAAAAGTGAGGAACTGCCATTTAATATTCAACATGATCAGGGGCTCTTTGTAAAATTCTCCCGCCTTTCTGATTCTAGCCTGCATGTTAATATATAGGAGCAGAAAAAATAAAACCCTAGCACCATCCCGAGTCCCACCTTGCTCTTTCCACCGTCGGCTCCCTGCTGTAGCCCTTCTCTCGTTCTCTCTTTGGATTGCCGCCATGGCCAGCACCGATCCCGAGCGTAGAGACAAAGAGGAGACGGAGGCCCCTGCCGGCGAGGACGAGGACACCGGCGCCCAGGTCGCCCCCATCGTCCGGCTTGAGGAGGTCGCCGTCACCACTGGCGAGGAGGACGAGGACGTCCTTCTCGACCTGTAGGCTTCGATCCTCCCTCCTCCTGTCCCATTTTATGGTTTTTCCGTGAGATTCTAGGGTTTTACCTTCCGATCTTGATCGGTTCTCTTGGTTCCAGGAAGGCGAAGCTCTACCGGTTCGACAAGGAGGGGAACCAGTGGAAGGAGCGGGGCCATGGGAGCGTCAAGCTCCTGAAGCACAAGGAGACGGCGAAGGTCCGGCTGGTCATGAGGCAGGCCAAGACTCTCAAGATCTGTGCCAACCATCTAGGTCTTCGTCttgctcttcctctctctctctctcctctctctctctctctctctggttaaagatttgaatttgatatCTGATGTATGGAATTATGGCCCTCTTTTGTTTGCTTTCTGGTTTGCAGTTCTTTCGACGACCAAGATGCAGGAGCATGCTGGAAATGATAAGTCGTGCGTGTGGCATGCGACGGATTTTTCTGATGGGGAACTGAAGGAGGAGATGTTTGCCATTCGGTTTGCATCTGTTGAGAGTGAGTATCTTCTAATTTTCTGTCACATCTAACTGGATGCTTTTATGTTTGAGAATGTGCTGTTTTAGTTCTGTGCTTTCTATTCCTTTTAACAGGGAAATGATTGTAGATTTTGTTGAGTGGGATTTATTTCAAGTCCGTTATCTATTTTATGTGTTTGATGCATGCATCATGATATCTGTGGATCATCTCAAAATGAGAGTTTCTCTTGTTTTATGGCGATTCATAATGTCTGGCTGGActggtggtttttttttttttttgcccccccGATCAGAATGCTAATCCCATGTTTTCTTGAGTACAGAAATATCATTTTGTTCATCCATAATGTATTTGCATAAGAAAACTTAGAGCAGGCAATAGGTATCTAGGACCACATGGAAGCATTTGAAATCTGTTGTATGTGCATTATAGAAAAGATACAAGTGGGTTGCTTGTAGGTTACGGTAATAACAGGACATCATCCTGAGCAAGATTGCATAACTAATGTGCATGTATTATTCTCTAGAAGTTTGCAAAATATTTGAAATCCTTGTATTGTTAACCGTTCATATAACATTGTCCAAATCTTGATACCATGGTCATTAAGAGATGCATTTGTTGCCataatttcttttattttaaggAATTGCTTGAACATGTTATGCATGTTGTACCGTCAATAAAATTAATCGTTAATTTGGTTTTATCACAGAGGACGCCATtcattttgaaatataattttagcatgaatttcttctttttttttaagttaTGCATTGACATTTGTGTTATCTACTGCTTTTAATAAAATTGAAGGAAAATGTTTCTTATTGGCAGTTTTAATGAGCAAGTACATTCAATTGATTGACCTTGCCTATTAGAATTATAGCAAGAATTGTAACCATAACCATTACACCATATATGGGGCTGTTGAAACCTTATCTGTGCTTTGTATCATTGGCTTTACAGAAGTTTATATTACAACTTTCATGTTAGGTTCTTGATTCTTATCATTGCTGacccttttgaatttttttttgaactctTCATCATATTTAgaactcttttttcttttaattgtCCTGTTTTCTGTGCATGACCATAAGTATCCATTTCTTCTCTCTATCTATCTAGATGCAATTCTGAAGTTGCTGTAATATTTTCATGTCTAATTATATCAGACAACAAACCTTAACTTTCACATGTTTGCAACTCCCATTACATCCTGACACCTTTTGTTGCACAGCATTCTGATTTGTGACATTACGCATTCTATTGTGTATGGATCTCACTGGCATGTGGCACTTAAGTGTTACTTGAAAATGACTATGCATATCCCTTATTTTTGCTACATCTCTTATTAAGCTTTATTTACTTTTCTTCATCATATTTTGCAATGTATCCATAATTACTTTGCTACATGTTCAAGATCAGTTAGTTTGTGGTCCTCCTCCATCACCTCTTGGTGTCTATGCATATTTGCTTCTTATTGTGTTTCCATATGGACATATGTTGAACACTTGTGATAACTTGTCTTGTTTGATATGAATGAACTTCAAACTTTTGATCGTGCAAACATCCTATGATTTCTTTTCTAGGTGCATATCTTGTGTTTCTTATCTCATCCTAAAACTATTTCATATTCATGCGCAATTTATCACCATTTCACCGAGTCTAATCATGATTAAACTGGTAATTTCGTTGTTATCTATGGTTGTCTCTCTAGACTCCATGTCATGAATTGTGTATATATTGCATTTTGTCTTGGAAAGTTCCATGCAACTAATGCCTTCTTTACCACACAATTTCATGCTACATTCAGATGCCGCTGTCTCTATGAGTAAGTTGTTGTTCATGAGCCCAAGTTTTACATAAATGAATAGAAAaggtttttcatattttttaactcAGTTGTTGTGATTTGTCATCAAGCACCCTTATTGATTCTTTTACTTTCTTCATtattactttttcttttttaactGACAATTGAATGAGTTGGAGGCAACTCGTCCGAGAGGAGAGGATTAAGTTTATAAAGGGTCAGTTAAACAACATGGATCACCTCGTTTGTTTGagcgaaaaaaagaaaaaaaactctttttatttGATACAAATCATATTTAAAACTTAAATAAAGATTATGAGAGGCCAGTGTCCCAGATGTTGTGTTTTTATCTTTCTTGACATACCGT contains these protein-coding regions:
- the LOC105044573 gene encoding ran-binding protein 1 homolog b yields the protein MASTDPERRDKEETEAPAGEDEDTGAQVAPIVRLEEVAVTTGEEDEDVLLDLKAKLYRFDKEGNQWKERGHGSVKLLKHKETAKVRLVMRQAKTLKICANHLVLSTTKMQEHAGNDKSCVWHATDFSDGELKEEMFAIRFASVENCKKFKEMVEEVAESVGKNEEKESKDASAAAGLMEKLTVSESKSEENPTKEVPVAADEKKEEEKSKKETKAEEPSSAA